The Leptolyngbya sp. 'hensonii' region ACCGCCATACTAAAGAAGATAGGCAGATTTTCCCGATTTTAAGCGAATTTAATCCAGTCGTGAGGCCCATCGCTCAAGCGTGAAAGGCAGATGGGGTATAGCTGTAGTGGCCTGCCTAAGAAATTCTTAACTTCGAGGCTAACGACTGGATGTTCTCTGGTGCGGACTATCCGGCGATCGCATACTGAGGGCATCCAACCTGAGAACCAAGGGAGTTCCAGAGATGACCCTGATATTTGCACCAGACACGATCGAGTTTTTTCCCCAGACCGGAATCGGCCAAGTTGAGCAAACCATTACTCAGCAACAGCGGGGACGGGTCAAGTTCATGGCCAGCTACTGGTTTGCCCGGTTTTACCAGCCCAGCGGTGCCATGTCGGCATGGCCAGGGACAACCGTGAGAGTGATTGGCCGAGAGGGACTGACCCTTCTAGTGGCTCCGATCGATGAAGCTTTTTAAGCCAGTAGTCTTTTATTTGATCGGTAACGATTGGGTTTGTATTGTAGAAATACTAGATAGTTTGAGATCATTCGTGAACAAGAGTGCGTTGAGAGACTGAGCCGTCGCTGAAACAATCGCATCCGGTAACTTCAGGCGATGTTGTTTGCGAAGCGCGATCGCCATATTTTTAATCGACTCATCAATACCAACAATCAGCAGTTGAGAGAGGAAGTTTCGGATGTGCTGCTCTTCTGCTTGGCTGAGACTAGGGTAAGAAAGCAGTTCCATTTCAGTGATGATAGAGACATGGTACGAGTGCATCCCAGTTTTGTAAGACTCATTTTGAGAATTGACCATTCAGGTAAGCACAGCGCTGCTTGAGTACTTGTGGTACGTTGTTCTTTTCCCACTGTGCTCCCGATATCTTGATGCGCTGCCCGATTTGTTTGACCGTCGATTCAATCGCACCAGAACCAATGGAGATGCCTTCGGCTTGATAATAGCCGTAGTTGACAATCCGCTGTCGATGCTTACTGAGGTAGCCAATGAAAGTCGCAACCCGCTCGTGTTTCCAATCGTCAAACTGGGCGATTGCCCCCTCGATATCGCCCTGCCACAAGCAAGCTTCTACCGCCCCTAAGCGTTGCTGTGACCCTCCAACCTTGCCCAAATTCTCAACCAGGTGATACCAATCCAAGATCTCCCGTCTTTGGGTCGAGGGGCCAATTTGGGTATAAATATTCCAG contains the following coding sequences:
- a CDS encoding type II toxin-antitoxin system VapC family toxin translates to MVNSQNESYKTGMHSYHVSIITEMELLSYPSLSQAEEQHIRNFLSQLLIVGIDESIKNMAIALRKQHRLKLPDAIVSATAQSLNALLFTNDLKLSSISTIQTQSLPIK
- a CDS encoding NfeD family protein, with translation MTLIFAPDTIEFFPQTGIGQVEQTITQQQRGRVKFMASYWFARFYQPSGAMSAWPGTTVRVIGREGLTLLVAPIDEAF